In Maylandia zebra isolate NMK-2024a linkage group LG12, Mzebra_GT3a, whole genome shotgun sequence, a single genomic region encodes these proteins:
- the LOC101485885 gene encoding C2 calcium-dependent domain-containing protein 4C, producing the protein MWVLEKIRESMESLPKELSRYIGKNEEDTLFPSKASLSRNLHNNVLTPDMIPEFCLPPRLRRQSPLLEAEEKPLFVFGQNQIPKSRQISDTHVKTKDVKTKNGDTSMAWKATKKPLPFSAESYGLGGIYESPNTRRKESLFHSKRPVYLLDRNMPTAAPRLAKETNLPKKTLSGFLPVFLCKSMSETESETPSSSDSSPLSSPYCVKSSLYVSSSSGRLKGTVSCPSLIDSKTGRRKWKRGDLTASLSSPSSLEENSANLTPPALLPMDALQCQERLQREHVLPLQGHGRVRLSAEHTKFSDRSSSSLSTVRVCVVSVEGLWSDTDRQTLNCAVSLCLTPGKLQQQESATIRNCRSPVFNEDFYFTELSQKDLMEMQLRLKVVHKAAAGTLRRGKVMGVITKPLSQLLI; encoded by the coding sequence ATGTGGGTCCTTGAGAAGATCAGGGAGAGCATGGAGAGCCTTCCTAAGGAGTTGAGTCGTTACATTGGAAAGAATGAGGAGGATACACTTTTCCCTTCAAAGGCTAGCCTCTCAAGGAATCTGCACAACAATGTCCTAACCCCAGACATGATCCCAGAGTTCTGTCTGCCTCCACGGCTTCGCAGGCAAAGCCCACTGCTAGAAGCTGAGGAAAAGCCACTGTTTGTATTCGGTCAGAACCAGATTCCTAAGAGTAGGCAGATTTCAGATACGCATGTAAAGACAAAGGATGTGAAGACAAAAAATGGTGACACATCAATGGCCTGGAAAGCTACAAAGAAGCCTTTGCCATTCTCTGCAGAGAGCTACGGCCTGGGTGGAATTTATGAGAGCCCCAACACTCGGAGGAAAGAGTCTTTGTTCCACTCAAAACGCCCTGTTTATCTGCTTGATAGAAATATGCCTACTGCAGCACCAAGACTGGCAAAAGAGACTAATCTTCCCAAGAAAACTTTATCTGGATTCCTTCCGGTGTTTTTATGCAAGAGTATGTCTGAGACAGAAAGCGAGACACCTTCTTCCAGTGACTCCTCTCCCCTCAGTTCACCTTATTGTGTCAAATCCTCCCTTTATGTCTCATCAAGCAGTGGCCGCCTTAAAGGTACAGTATCTTGCCCTTCATTAATTGACAGTAAGACGGGCAGGAGGAAGTGGAAGAGAGGGGATTTAACAGCCTCACTCAGCAGCCCATCAAGCTTAGAGGAAAACTCAGCCAACCTAACTCCACCAGCCCTCCTCCCGATGGATGCTCTGCAGTGCCAGGAAAGACTTCAGCGGGAGCATGTCCTCCCATTGCAGGGCCATGGCAGAGTGCGCCTTTCCGCTGAGCACACCAAATTCTCCGACAGGTCGTCGTCATCCTTATCCACAGTCCGAGTATGTGTGGTGTCTGTGGAAGGCCTGTGGAGTGATACTGACCGACAGACACTGAACTGTGCAGTGAGTCTGTGTCTGACTCCCGGGAAGCTGCAACAGCAGGAGAGTGCCACCATCAGGAACTGCCGGAGCCCAGTTTTCAATGAAGATTTCTACTTCACAGAGCTGAGTCAGAAAGATCTAATGGAAATGCAGCTTAGGTTGAAAGTAGTGCATAAAGCTGCAGCTGGAACTCTGAGAAGGGGGAAAGTGATGGGAGTGATCACCAAACCTCTGTCTCAGCTGCTTATTTGA